In a genomic window of Nocardia fluminea:
- the trmD gene encoding tRNA (guanosine(37)-N1)-methyltransferase TrmD, with protein MQLDVVTIFPEYLEPLRTALLGKAVDKGLISIGVHDLRHWTHDVHKSVDDSPYGGGPGMVMKPTVWGAALDEVCPDDALLVVPTPAGVPFTQATAQRWATEKHLVFACGRYEGIDQRVFDDAARRVRVEEVSIGDYVLIGGEAAVLVMTEAVVRLIPGVLGNQQSHQEDSFSDGLLEGPSYTRPVSWRGLDVPPILLSGDHAKVAAWRHEQSLERTAQRRPDLLP; from the coding sequence GTGCAACTCGACGTCGTCACGATCTTCCCGGAGTATCTCGAGCCGCTGCGCACCGCGCTGCTCGGCAAGGCCGTCGACAAGGGCCTGATCTCGATCGGTGTGCACGATCTGCGCCACTGGACGCACGACGTGCACAAATCGGTCGACGACTCGCCCTACGGCGGCGGTCCCGGGATGGTCATGAAGCCCACCGTGTGGGGTGCGGCCCTGGACGAGGTGTGCCCCGACGACGCACTGCTCGTGGTCCCCACGCCGGCCGGTGTGCCGTTCACCCAGGCCACCGCGCAGCGCTGGGCCACCGAGAAGCACCTCGTGTTCGCCTGCGGGCGCTACGAGGGCATCGATCAGCGTGTCTTCGACGACGCCGCGCGCCGTGTCCGGGTCGAAGAGGTGAGCATCGGCGACTACGTCCTCATCGGCGGTGAGGCCGCGGTGCTCGTGATGACCGAGGCCGTGGTGCGCCTGATCCCCGGTGTGCTCGGCAATCAGCAGTCCCACCAGGAGGATTCGTTCTCCGACGGACTCCTCGAAGGTCCCAGCTACACCCGGCCGGTGTCGTGGCGCGGCCTGGACGTGCCCCCGATCCTGCTCTCGGGCGACCACGCCAAGGTCGCCGCGTGGCGTCACGAACAGTCACTGGAACGCACCGCGCAGCGGCGCCCCGATCTGCTGCCTTGA
- the rpsP gene encoding 30S ribosomal protein S16: MAVKIKLTRLGKIRNPQYRVVVADARTRRDGRAIESIGLYHPKEEPSLIQIDADRVAYWLSVGAQPTESVQRLLEITGDWQKFKGLPGAEGTLKVKGEKTSKLDLFNAALAAADNAPTTEAVTPKKKAAKKDEAAAEEATTEAAE, from the coding sequence ATGGCTGTCAAGATCAAGCTCACTCGTCTCGGCAAGATCCGCAACCCGCAGTACCGCGTCGTCGTCGCCGACGCCCGTACCCGTCGTGACGGCCGGGCCATCGAGTCCATCGGCCTGTACCACCCGAAGGAAGAGCCTTCGCTGATCCAGATCGACGCCGACCGCGTCGCGTACTGGCTGTCCGTCGGCGCCCAGCCCACCGAGTCGGTGCAGCGTCTGCTGGAGATCACCGGCGACTGGCAGAAGTTCAAGGGCCTGCCGGGCGCCGAGGGCACCCTGAAGGTGAAGGGCGAGAAGACCTCCAAGCTGGACCTGTTCAACGCCGCGCTGGCCGCTGCCGACAACGCGCCCACCACCGAGGCCGTCACCCCGAAGAAGAAGGCCGCCAAGAAGGACGAGGCTGCCGCCGAGGAAGCCACCACCGAGGCTGCCGAGTAA
- a CDS encoding RNA-binding protein has translation MTAVVADAVEHLVRGIVANPDDVRVELLTGRRGRTVEVHVHPEDLGKVIGRGGRTATALRTLVAGIGGRGIRVDVVDTDA, from the coding sequence ATGACTGCCGTTGTTGCCGATGCCGTCGAACATCTGGTTCGCGGCATCGTCGCCAACCCTGACGACGTCCGTGTCGAGCTGCTCACCGGACGTCGTGGACGCACCGTCGAGGTCCACGTTCACCCTGAAGACCTGGGCAAGGTGATCGGGCGCGGTGGTCGTACCGCGACCGCGCTGCGCACCCTGGTCGCCGGCATCGGCGGCCGTGGGATCCGGGTCGACGTGGTCGATACCGACGCCTAG
- a CDS encoding helix-turn-helix transcriptional regulator encodes MTSLLRPRDGDALRAEIRWVASRANVPVVFGGAVDEDTLLLTEFVGTVTTGLRGLSVLRTSGLGGQAMEYRRPTSVADYRGSSAITHHYDAAVVGEGLRSVMAVPVVVADRPRAVLYAATRGTGPLGDRTAEVILQAGRRLATEIAVRDEVDRRVRLLELATPPTTTAPAASEGLREIHAELRAIATATDDLALRDRLSGVCERLTGVLTGESVGDAPRLSRRELDVLAQIALGCTNQEAALRLSLGAETVKSYLRQAMSKLDAGTRHEAVARARRYGLLP; translated from the coding sequence ATGACTTCCCTGTTGCGCCCGCGCGACGGTGACGCGCTGCGCGCCGAGATCCGCTGGGTGGCGAGCCGCGCGAATGTCCCGGTGGTGTTCGGCGGCGCGGTGGACGAGGACACCCTGCTGCTCACCGAGTTCGTCGGCACCGTCACCACGGGTCTGCGCGGACTGTCGGTGCTGCGCACCTCCGGACTCGGCGGGCAGGCCATGGAGTACCGCAGGCCCACGTCGGTAGCCGATTACCGGGGCTCGTCGGCGATCACCCACCACTACGACGCCGCGGTGGTGGGCGAAGGGTTGCGGTCGGTGATGGCCGTGCCGGTGGTGGTGGCCGATCGACCTCGCGCCGTGCTCTACGCCGCCACGCGGGGCACCGGCCCCCTCGGTGACCGCACCGCGGAGGTGATCCTGCAGGCGGGCAGGCGGCTGGCCACGGAGATCGCGGTCCGCGACGAAGTGGACCGGCGGGTCCGGCTGCTCGAGCTGGCGACTCCGCCGACGACCACCGCGCCCGCGGCGAGCGAGGGTCTCCGGGAGATCCACGCCGAACTCCGCGCCATCGCGACCGCCACGGACGATCTCGCGCTGCGCGACCGGCTCTCCGGGGTATGCGAACGACTGACCGGGGTGTTGACCGGCGAGTCGGTCGGCGATGCGCCGCGACTGTCTCGGCGTGAACTCGACGTGCTCGCCCAGATCGCCCTCGGCTGCACGAATCAGGAAGCGGCACTGCGACTCTCACTCGGCGCCGAGACCGTCAAGAGTTACCTGAGGCAGGCGATGAGCAAACTCGACGCCGGGACCAGACACGAAGCGGTAGCGCGGGCACGTCGGTACGGCTTGCTGCCCTGA
- a CDS encoding metal-dependent hydrolase family protein yields MHLRGVVLPGDRERDLWVVDGAVTFEPVRDDETLCRTGWIVPGLVDAHCHVGIRYGGGDETREGAIEQAETERDVGALLLRDAGSPIDTRFIDEHAELPRIIRAGRHIARPKRYIRELGIELDDERDLPEIVAEQARFGDGWVKIVGDWIDRSVGDLRPLWSDDILKQAIDAAHANGARVTAHVFGEDALPGLINAGIDCLEHGTGITDDTIELMVANGTALVPTLINIDTFPGIADSATKFPVYAAHMRDLHRRVRDTVGRAHEAGVPIYAGTDAGGSIRHGRIADEITALSGAGLSPHEALGAASWNARTWLGRPGIEERAPADFVVYAQDPRVNPQALTDPQWVVLRGLVVKTPDPVTGHR; encoded by the coding sequence GTGCATCTGCGTGGTGTGGTTCTCCCCGGTGATCGCGAGCGCGACCTCTGGGTCGTCGACGGCGCCGTGACGTTCGAGCCCGTCCGTGACGACGAAACCCTGTGCCGCACAGGGTGGATCGTGCCCGGACTCGTGGATGCCCACTGTCACGTCGGTATCCGCTACGGCGGCGGGGACGAGACCCGCGAGGGCGCGATCGAGCAGGCCGAGACCGAACGTGACGTGGGCGCGCTGCTCCTGCGTGACGCGGGCTCGCCGATCGACACCCGCTTCATCGACGAGCACGCCGAGCTGCCGCGGATCATCCGCGCGGGCCGCCACATCGCCCGCCCCAAGCGCTACATCCGCGAACTCGGCATCGAACTCGACGACGAGCGCGATCTGCCGGAGATCGTCGCCGAGCAGGCCCGCTTCGGTGACGGCTGGGTGAAGATCGTGGGGGATTGGATCGACCGCTCCGTCGGCGACCTGCGCCCGCTGTGGAGTGACGACATCCTGAAGCAGGCCATCGACGCCGCCCACGCGAACGGGGCACGGGTCACCGCGCACGTGTTCGGTGAGGACGCGCTGCCGGGCCTGATCAACGCGGGGATCGACTGCCTCGAACACGGCACCGGTATCACCGACGACACCATCGAGCTGATGGTGGCCAACGGCACCGCCCTGGTTCCCACCCTGATCAATATCGACACCTTCCCCGGCATCGCCGACAGCGCCACGAAGTTCCCGGTCTACGCCGCCCACATGCGCGACCTGCACCGCCGCGTCCGCGACACCGTCGGCAGAGCCCACGAGGCGGGCGTGCCGATCTACGCGGGCACCGACGCGGGCGGTTCCATCCGGCACGGTCGTATCGCCGACGAGATCACCGCCCTGTCCGGCGCGGGCCTGTCACCCCACGAGGCCCTCGGCGCCGCGTCCTGGAACGCCCGCACGTGGCTGGGCCGTCCCGGCATCGAGGAGCGCGCCCCGGCCGACTTCGTCGTCTACGCCCAGGACCCCCGGGTGAACCCGCAGGCGCTCACCGACCCACAGTGGGTCGTGCTGCGTGGCCTGGTCGTGAAGACTCCCGATCCGGTCACCGGGCACCGCTGA
- a CDS encoding AMP-binding protein: MSELSYSCGPAGIALLGDTIGANLDRAVAAHPTRDALVDCPTGRRWTYREVGAAVDAVATGLAAHGIEPGDRVGIWAPNCAEWFLVQYATAKIGAILVNINPAYRTSELEYVLVQAGVRALIAAPEFKSSDYVAMIEQVRPRCPALEQVLILGTEQWRQVAETVPDDARLRAIAETLSADDPINIQYTSGTTGFPKGATLSHHNILNNGFFVGELCGYTEADRVCIPVPYYHCFGMVMGNLAVTSHGATAVIPAPSFDPAATLAAVTAQRCTSLYGVPTMFIAMLAELDSGAEYELSSLRTGIMAGSPCPVEVMKRVIDRLGMSEVAICYGMTETSPVSTQTRRDDSIDRRTATVGRVGPHLEVKVVDPETGRTVARGEPGELCTRGYSVMLGYWEQPDKTAEAIDAARWMHTGDIGVMDAEGYLAVTGRIKDMVIRGGENIYPREIEEFLYTHPDIVDAQVIGVPDDKYGEELMVWLRLRGGATPLDADAVRTFCAGRLAHYKIPRYVHVVDEFPMTVTGKVRKAEMRELARDILG; this comes from the coding sequence ATGTCAGAGCTCAGCTACAGCTGCGGTCCCGCCGGCATCGCGCTGCTCGGTGACACCATCGGCGCGAATCTCGATCGCGCCGTCGCGGCCCATCCGACGCGCGACGCGCTCGTCGACTGCCCGACGGGGCGGCGCTGGACCTACCGCGAGGTGGGGGCCGCCGTCGATGCCGTCGCGACCGGTCTGGCCGCACACGGCATCGAACCCGGTGACCGGGTCGGCATCTGGGCGCCCAACTGCGCGGAATGGTTTCTCGTGCAGTACGCCACCGCGAAGATCGGCGCCATCCTGGTCAATATCAACCCCGCCTACCGCACCAGCGAACTCGAATACGTCCTCGTCCAGGCCGGGGTGCGCGCGCTGATCGCCGCACCGGAGTTCAAGAGTTCGGACTACGTCGCGATGATCGAGCAGGTCCGGCCGCGTTGTCCCGCCCTGGAACAGGTGCTGATCCTCGGCACCGAGCAGTGGCGGCAGGTGGCCGAGACCGTGCCGGACGACGCGCGGCTGCGCGCGATCGCCGAGACACTGTCGGCCGACGACCCGATCAACATCCAATACACCTCGGGAACAACGGGTTTCCCCAAGGGCGCGACGCTGAGTCACCACAACATCCTCAACAACGGGTTCTTCGTCGGCGAGCTGTGCGGATACACCGAGGCCGACCGGGTCTGCATCCCCGTTCCGTACTACCACTGCTTCGGCATGGTGATGGGCAATCTCGCGGTCACCTCGCACGGTGCGACCGCGGTGATTCCGGCGCCCTCGTTCGATCCGGCCGCCACCTTGGCCGCTGTCACCGCGCAACGGTGCACGTCGCTCTACGGTGTGCCGACGATGTTCATCGCGATGCTGGCCGAACTCGATTCCGGCGCCGAGTACGAGCTGTCGAGTCTGCGCACCGGCATCATGGCCGGCTCGCCGTGTCCGGTCGAGGTGATGAAACGGGTGATCGATCGGCTGGGGATGAGCGAGGTCGCCATCTGCTACGGCATGACCGAGACCTCGCCGGTGTCCACCCAGACCCGCCGCGACGACAGCATCGACCGCCGCACCGCCACCGTCGGCCGCGTCGGCCCGCACCTCGAGGTGAAGGTGGTCGACCCGGAGACCGGGCGCACCGTGGCCCGCGGCGAACCGGGCGAACTGTGCACCCGCGGCTATTCGGTGATGCTCGGATACTGGGAACAGCCCGACAAGACCGCCGAGGCGATCGACGCCGCTCGCTGGATGCACACCGGTGATATCGGCGTCATGGACGCCGAGGGCTATCTCGCGGTCACCGGCCGGATCAAGGACATGGTCATTCGCGGCGGTGAGAACATCTACCCCCGCGAGATCGAGGAGTTCCTCTATACCCACCCCGACATCGTCGACGCCCAGGTCATCGGCGTCCCCGACGACAAATACGGTGAGGAGCTCATGGTCTGGCTGCGCCTGCGCGGGGGCGCGACGCCCCTCGACGCCGACGCCGTCCGCACCTTCTGCGCGGGCCGCCTCGCCCACTACAAGATCCCGCGCTACGTGCACGTGGTCGACGAGTTCCCGATGACGGTCACCGGCAAGGTCCGCAAAGCCGAGATGCGCGAACTCGCCAGGGACATCCTCGGCTGA
- a CDS encoding VOC family protein, with translation MTEPFQLAGLSLDCDDPESLARFYLGLLGGRVLWNDAHSVGIRIPSGLTVAAQRVEDYFPPQWPGTAAVHLDLAADADLDLCEQHALAIGAKPAPVQPDPRWRVLLDPAGHPFCITTRVIAG, from the coding sequence ATGACGGAGCCTTTTCAGCTGGCCGGCCTCTCACTGGACTGTGACGACCCCGAGTCCCTCGCCCGCTTCTATCTCGGGCTGCTCGGTGGCCGTGTCCTGTGGAACGACGCGCACAGCGTCGGGATCCGTATCCCGTCGGGACTGACGGTCGCCGCGCAACGCGTGGAGGACTATTTTCCGCCGCAGTGGCCCGGCACGGCTGCGGTGCACCTGGACCTCGCGGCCGACGCCGACCTCGACCTGTGCGAACAGCACGCGCTCGCGATCGGCGCGAAACCCGCCCCTGTACAACCGGATCCGCGCTGGCGGGTACTGCTCGACCCCGCCGGCCATCCGTTCTGCATCACCACCCGCGTGATCGCGGGCTAG
- a CDS encoding nuclear transport factor 2 family protein, with the protein MSLDRTAEDLLAAVRASPRAVAAHDKTAWVGLFAEQAAVHDPYGSREHIGPDAISRFYNVFIAPNAIAFRVDRDIVAGYTVVRDLHIETTMSTGATVTVPMHLRYDLVDTAGGWRIARLAAHWELGVMIARLLRTGPSGLLAGVKLGPQLVGELGMGGAMGMMRALRGVGGSGKRVVDRLFAAAASGDAAGVRALLDERTVVELPAGHPIAVTEFAESARDLEWDKMIAAGRTVSVSVCVGASRGVAFVDFAPDRPRITAVRFFLDGDPSGD; encoded by the coding sequence ATGTCGTTGGATCGGACCGCCGAGGACCTGCTGGCGGCGGTGCGGGCGTCACCGCGCGCGGTGGCCGCGCACGACAAGACCGCGTGGGTCGGCCTGTTCGCCGAACAGGCCGCGGTGCACGACCCCTACGGCTCACGCGAGCACATCGGCCCGGACGCGATCTCGCGTTTCTACAACGTCTTCATCGCGCCGAACGCCATCGCCTTCCGGGTCGACCGCGACATCGTCGCCGGGTACACGGTGGTGCGTGACCTGCACATCGAGACCACGATGTCGACGGGCGCCACCGTCACCGTGCCGATGCATCTGCGCTACGACCTGGTCGATACCGCCGGCGGCTGGCGGATCGCCAGGCTCGCCGCGCACTGGGAGCTGGGGGTCATGATCGCGCGTTTGCTGCGCACCGGCCCGTCCGGACTGCTCGCGGGTGTCAAGCTCGGCCCGCAACTCGTGGGCGAGCTCGGCATGGGCGGTGCGATGGGCATGATGCGGGCGCTGCGCGGGGTGGGTGGCTCCGGCAAGCGCGTGGTGGACCGGCTCTTCGCCGCTGCCGCGTCCGGCGACGCGGCGGGCGTGCGGGCGCTGCTCGATGAGCGGACGGTGGTCGAGCTGCCCGCCGGGCATCCGATCGCGGTGACGGAGTTCGCCGAGAGTGCGCGAGACCTGGAGTGGGACAAGATGATCGCCGCGGGTCGCACGGTCAGCGTGAGCGTGTGCGTCGGTGCGTCGCGTGGTGTGGCCTTCGTCGACTTCGCCCCCGACCGGCCGCGGATCACCGCTGTGCGGTTCTTTCTCGACGGCGATCCTTCGGGCGACTGA
- the rimM gene encoding ribosome maturation factor RimM (Essential for efficient processing of 16S rRNA) has protein sequence MELVVGRVAKSHGVRGELVVDVRTDEPDVRFAPGTTLRGRMPKSSATRDYTVKSAREHSGRLLVFVDGVDDRTAADALRGTLFVVDSDSLPPSQDDDAFYDHELEGLRVEFADGTAVGTVTEVLHSAAGELLSVRAADDGREILIPFVTAIVPTVSLADGLVVITPPEGLLDPE, from the coding sequence ATGGAACTCGTCGTAGGTCGGGTCGCCAAGTCGCACGGTGTGCGCGGCGAACTCGTCGTCGATGTTCGCACCGACGAACCGGACGTCCGATTCGCACCGGGTACCACCCTGCGCGGCAGGATGCCGAAGTCCTCGGCGACGCGTGACTACACCGTGAAGTCGGCCCGGGAGCACTCGGGCCGGCTTCTGGTGTTCGTCGACGGTGTCGACGATCGCACCGCCGCCGACGCCCTGCGTGGCACCCTGTTCGTCGTCGACAGTGATTCGCTGCCGCCGTCGCAGGACGACGACGCCTTCTACGATCACGAACTCGAAGGCCTCCGGGTCGAGTTCGCCGACGGCACCGCCGTCGGCACGGTCACCGAGGTGCTGCATTCGGCCGCGGGCGAACTGCTGTCGGTACGCGCCGCCGATGACGGTCGCGAGATTCTCATTCCCTTTGTCACCGCCATCGTGCCGACGGTTTCGCTCGCCGATGGACTGGTGGTCATCACACCGCCCGAGGGCCTGCTCGATCCGGAGTAA
- a CDS encoding AMP-binding protein: MSTDLDARVRDLLADYDRPESCAADLLCDRHPAGQIAFTVIESDLRAYELTYGELRERSARFAAALAELGVEPGDRVATLMGKSVELVVALLGIWRRGAVHVPLFTAFAAPAIEFRLTASRAKVVVADADQALKLAAGGYRTIVAGDADLPGALRFADLLDGYRSDDPRARPVAVGGDGLLVQLFTSGTTGTPKGVPIPVRALASFHAYQEFALDVRPEDVYWNAADPGWAYGLYYAILAPLATGVRSLLLHAGFSAALTWEVLQRFGVTNFAAAPTVYRALRADSAPAPEDFALRRASSAGEPLTPDVVAWSQRTLGVPVRDHYGQTEHGMVICHAWHPALDVAVPPGSMGRQLPGWSCAVLAEDADTEAAPGEIGRVAIDTQHSPLLWFLGYLDDPERTASRFTADGRWYLTGDVGSRDADGCFRFSSRDDDVIIMAGYRIGPFEVESVLVLHEQVAEAAVVGMPDELRGEVLEAFVVPRAGAEGGAELAAELQQLVKDEFAAHAYPRRVHFVDSLPKTPSGKVQRFLLRGKEIR, from the coding sequence ATGAGTACCGATCTGGACGCGCGGGTGCGCGACCTGCTCGCCGATTACGACCGACCCGAGTCCTGTGCGGCCGATCTGCTCTGCGATCGGCATCCGGCCGGGCAGATCGCGTTCACGGTGATCGAGTCCGATCTGCGCGCCTATGAGCTGACCTACGGCGAACTGCGCGAGCGCTCGGCCCGGTTCGCCGCCGCGCTGGCCGAACTCGGCGTCGAACCCGGCGACCGGGTGGCCACGTTGATGGGCAAGTCCGTCGAGCTCGTGGTGGCGCTACTGGGTATCTGGCGCCGCGGCGCGGTACACGTGCCGTTGTTCACCGCGTTCGCGGCACCGGCCATCGAGTTCCGGCTGACGGCGAGCCGCGCGAAAGTCGTTGTCGCCGATGCCGACCAGGCGCTCAAGCTCGCGGCGGGCGGCTACCGGACGATCGTTGCCGGCGACGCCGACCTCCCCGGCGCGCTGCGCTTCGCCGATCTGCTCGACGGGTACCGATCCGACGACCCGCGCGCGCGGCCGGTGGCGGTCGGCGGCGACGGCCTGCTGGTCCAGCTGTTCACCAGCGGCACCACCGGCACCCCCAAGGGCGTGCCGATCCCGGTGCGCGCGCTGGCGTCGTTCCACGCCTACCAGGAGTTCGCCCTGGACGTGCGCCCGGAGGATGTCTACTGGAACGCGGCCGATCCGGGCTGGGCCTACGGCCTCTACTACGCGATCCTCGCACCGCTGGCCACCGGCGTACGCAGCCTGCTGCTGCACGCGGGGTTCTCGGCGGCGCTCACCTGGGAGGTGTTGCAGCGCTTCGGCGTCACCAACTTCGCCGCCGCGCCGACCGTGTACCGGGCGTTGCGCGCCGACAGCGCGCCGGCCCCGGAGGACTTCGCGCTGCGCCGGGCGTCGTCGGCGGGTGAGCCGCTGACCCCGGACGTGGTGGCCTGGTCGCAGCGGACACTCGGGGTGCCGGTGCGTGACCACTACGGGCAGACCGAGCACGGCATGGTCATCTGCCACGCGTGGCACCCCGCCCTTGACGTAGCCGTGCCGCCCGGCTCGATGGGCAGGCAGCTCCCCGGATGGTCGTGTGCGGTGCTGGCCGAGGACGCCGACACCGAGGCGGCGCCCGGTGAGATCGGCCGGGTCGCGATCGACACCCAGCACAGCCCGCTGCTCTGGTTCCTCGGCTACCTCGACGATCCGGAACGCACCGCGAGCCGATTCACCGCCGACGGGCGCTGGTATCTCACCGGTGACGTCGGCTCCCGCGACGCCGACGGTTGTTTCCGCTTCAGCTCCCGCGACGACGACGTGATCATCATGGCGGGCTACCGCATCGGCCCGTTCGAGGTCGAGAGTGTGCTCGTCCTGCACGAACAGGTCGCCGAGGCCGCCGTGGTCGGCATGCCCGACGAACTGCGCGGCGAAGTGCTGGAGGCCTTCGTGGTTCCCCGCGCGGGCGCCGAGGGCGGTGCCGAGTTGGCCGCCGAACTGCAACAGCTGGTCAAGGACGAGTTCGCCGCCCACGCCTATCCGAGAAGGGTGCACTTCGTCGACAGTCTGCCCAAGACACCGAGCGGTAAAGTGCAGCGATTCCTGCTGCGCGGCAAGGAGATCCGGTGA
- a CDS encoding Tex family protein — MTTAPEIADSTTTIASVGRRIADELGVRETQVRAAVELLDGGSTVPFIARYRKEVTDGLDDAQLRQLEERLGYLRELDERRGAIIESIRCQGKLDPALHSQLMLAETKARLEDIYLPYKPKRRTKAQIAREAGHEPVADALIGDPNTDPAAYTAEQLDGARSILVERFAEDADLVGELRELMWNRGRITSTVRAGKEEAGAKFSDYFEFSEPFHKLPSHRILALLRGEKEEMLTLHLEADTEEPAPGERTIYEGRIALAFGIADKGRPADSWLLDTVRWAWRTKLAVSLGIDTRMRLRQAAEKDAVDVFAANLRDLLLAAPAGTRTTMGLDPGYRTGVKVAVVDATGKAVATEVIYPHKPQGQTEKSLAVLAALVARFNVELIAIGNGTASRETDALAVELISRIPENKPTKIVVSEAGASVYSASAYASAELPDMDVSLRGAVSIARRLQDPLAELVKIDPKSIGVGQYQHDVSETLLARSLGAVVEDAVNAVGVDVNTASVPLLSRVSGVSTSVAESIVAHRDQNGPFSSRKALLEVPRLGPKAFEQCAGFLRIRGGVDPLDTSAVHPEAYPVVRRILEHTGREMSEVIGNTSTLRALKPGDFTDEKFGVPTVSDIIAELEKPGLDPRPEFKTAEFAAGIEKVADLKPGMVLEGVVTNVAAFGAFVDVGVHQDGLVHVSALSHTFVKDPREVVKSGDVVKVKVLEVDVARQRIGLTLRLDDEPGKPAQGDNRGGGAPRGQGRGQQGGRGPAPARNQGQGRQGNGGGNQRKQATAPTGSMADALRAAGFGNK; from the coding sequence GTGACGACAGCGCCCGAGATCGCCGACAGCACGACCACCATCGCCAGCGTAGGCAGGCGGATCGCCGATGAACTGGGGGTGCGCGAGACCCAGGTCCGCGCCGCCGTCGAACTGCTCGACGGTGGTTCGACGGTTCCGTTCATCGCGCGCTACCGCAAGGAGGTCACCGACGGCCTCGACGATGCCCAGTTGCGCCAGCTCGAGGAACGGCTCGGGTATCTGCGTGAGCTCGACGAGCGCCGCGGCGCGATCATCGAATCCATCCGCTGCCAGGGCAAACTCGATCCCGCCCTGCACTCGCAGCTCATGCTCGCCGAGACCAAGGCGCGCCTGGAGGACATCTACCTGCCGTACAAGCCCAAGCGCCGCACCAAGGCGCAGATCGCGCGCGAAGCCGGCCACGAACCGGTGGCCGACGCGCTGATCGGCGACCCGAACACCGATCCGGCCGCCTACACCGCCGAACAGCTCGACGGTGCCCGCTCGATCCTGGTCGAACGCTTCGCCGAAGACGCCGATCTCGTCGGTGAGCTGCGTGAGCTGATGTGGAACCGCGGCCGGATCACCTCGACGGTGCGCGCGGGCAAGGAGGAGGCGGGGGCCAAGTTCTCCGACTACTTCGAGTTCAGCGAGCCCTTCCACAAGTTGCCTTCGCACCGGATCCTGGCGCTGCTGCGCGGGGAGAAGGAGGAGATGCTCACGCTGCATCTGGAAGCCGACACCGAAGAGCCCGCACCCGGGGAGCGCACGATCTACGAGGGCCGCATCGCCCTCGCCTTCGGCATCGCCGACAAGGGCAGGCCTGCCGATTCCTGGCTGCTCGACACCGTGCGCTGGGCCTGGCGCACCAAGCTCGCCGTGAGCTTGGGGATCGACACCAGGATGCGGTTGCGCCAGGCGGCCGAGAAGGACGCGGTCGACGTGTTCGCCGCGAACCTGCGCGATCTGCTGCTCGCCGCGCCCGCGGGCACCCGCACCACGATGGGCCTGGACCCCGGTTACCGCACCGGCGTGAAGGTCGCCGTCGTCGACGCCACCGGTAAGGCCGTCGCGACCGAGGTGATCTATCCGCACAAGCCGCAGGGGCAGACCGAGAAGTCCCTCGCCGTGCTGGCCGCGCTCGTCGCCCGCTTCAACGTGGAGCTCATCGCCATCGGTAACGGCACCGCCTCGCGCGAGACCGATGCCCTTGCGGTGGAACTGATCTCGCGGATCCCGGAGAACAAGCCGACCAAGATCGTGGTGTCGGAGGCGGGCGCCTCGGTGTATTCCGCGTCGGCCTACGCCTCGGCCGAACTGCCCGACATGGACGTGTCGCTGCGCGGCGCGGTCTCCATCGCCCGGCGTCTGCAGGACCCGCTCGCCGAACTGGTGAAGATCGATCCCAAGTCGATCGGTGTCGGCCAGTACCAGCACGACGTCTCCGAGACCCTGCTGGCGCGTTCGCTGGGCGCGGTCGTCGAAGATGCCGTGAACGCGGTCGGAGTCGACGTGAACACCGCCTCGGTGCCGCTGCTCTCGCGCGTGTCGGGCGTTTCCACGTCGGTGGCGGAAAGCATTGTGGCCCATCGTGATCAGAACGGACCCTTCAGCAGTCGCAAGGCCCTGCTCGAGGTGCCGCGCCTGGGCCCGAAGGCTTTCGAGCAGTGCGCGGGCTTCCTGCGCATCCGCGGCGGCGTCGACCCGCTGGACACCTCCGCCGTGCACCCCGAGGCCTACCCGGTGGTGCGCCGCATTCTCGAGCACACCGGCCGCGAGATGTCCGAGGTCATCGGCAACACCAGCACCCTGCGCGCGTTGAAGCCCGGCGACTTCACCGACGAGAAGTTCGGTGTGCCCACCGTCAGCGACATCATCGCCGAGCTGGAGAAGCCGGGCCTTGACCCGCGCCCGGAATTCAAGACCGCCGAATTCGCCGCGGGCATCGAGAAGGTCGCCGATCTGAAGCCGGGGATGGTGCTCGAAGGCGTCGTCACCAACGTGGCCGCGTTCGGCGCGTTCGTCGATGTCGGCGTGCACCAGGACGGTCTGGTGCACGTGTCGGCGCTGTCGCACACCTTCGTCAAGGACCCGCGCGAAGTGGTGAAGTCCGGTGACGTGGTGAAGGTGAAGGTTCTCGAGGTCGACGTCGCCCGTCAGCGGATCGGTCTCACGCTGCGGCTCGATGACGAGCCGGGCAAGCCCGCGCAGGGGGACAATCGTGGGGGTGGCGCGCCACGCGGCCAGGGTCGTGGACAGCAAGGCGGTCGTGGTCCGGCACCTGCCCGCAATCAGGGACAGGGGCGTCAGGGCAACGGCGGCGGCAACCAGCGCAAGCAAGCCACGGCGCCGACCGGTTCGATGGCAGACGCGCTGCGCGCGGCAGGCTTCGGCAACAAGTAG